The genome window ACTTCGTCATAGAAAAGTGGACAAATCCACAGCTCATAAGCTGGCAAAACAGGTATTGGATATAGTTGAAATCCCCAATGCAGAAAAGCGCCTTACCCAATATCCCCATGAATTCAGCGGTGGAATGCGTCAGAGGGTCATGATTGGCATGGCTCTCGCCAATGAACCGAAGCTCCTCATTGCCGATGAACCGACCACAGCTCTGGATGTGACCATTCAATCTCAGATTCTAGCTTTGATTAAAAAACGCCAGCATCAGAATAATATGGCAGTCGTCTTAATCACCCACGATCTTTCTGTTGTCTACAATATGTGTGACAGAATCATAGTCATGTATGGTGGTAAAATCATGGAGGAAGGACTGCGTGAAGAGATATTTGATTCACCATATAAACACCCTTATACAAAGGCACTCATGCTTTCCATACCCAATATAACCGACGATGAGAAAAAAAGGTTAGTCCCCATAGAGGGAGTCGCTCCCACATTGGAGGATTTACCAGAAGGATGTCCTTTTGCTCCTCGCTGCAGTCAAGCCATGGATATATGCCGGGAGATGCCAGGAGAAACCCTCTTTTCGGACACACACAAAATTTATTGTCACTTTGCCGGGGGAGAATCTACAGATGAGCAGTGAAAATTTAATTGAGACAGTGAATTTGAGCAAGCACTTTAAAGTCCACAATGGGCTGGGAAGAAAACGAACCCTCAAAGCAGTCGACGGTGTTAGTCTGACTCTGAAGAAGGGAGAAACCCTGGGAATCGTCGGTGAATCGGGATGTGGAAAATCAACCCTTGGACGGACCATTACCCGACTATACGATGCTTCAGGAGGAAAGATTCTCTTCGAAGATGTGGATATAACGGAGATGAAAGGTTCAGCATTCCGGATTTATCAGAAAAAGATGCAAATAATTTTTCAAGATCCCTATTCATCTTTAAATCCCAGTATGAATGTCAGGGAAATACTGAGTGAACCGCTCAATATTCATACAAAACTGGCAGGGAAAGAACTCAATGAAAAAATTGAAGAGACACTGGAGGTAGTCGGCCTAACAAAAGCCTCCATAGAGAAATTTCCTCATGAATTCAGCGGCGGACAGCGACAGAGAATAGGAATTGCCCGAGCCATTTCTGTAGAACCGGATTTTATCCTTTGTGATGAACCAATTTCTGCACTGGATGTTTCCATTCAGGCCCAAATCGTCAATACACTGGAAAAGCTGCAGGAAAAAATGGGTGTATCCTACCTCTTCATAGCTCACGACCTATCTATGGTAAAACATATTTCCCATAAAATAGGAGTTATGTATTTAGGGAAAATCGTTGAAGTATCGGACACACTCGAATTGTATAAAAATCCTCTTCATCCCTATTCTCAGGCCCTGCTGGACTCAATCCCCAAAATTGGAAGTATCTCCAACTTTGATAAGATTCTCTCAGGTGATATACCGAGTCCCATAGATTTGCCTCAAGGTTGCCGATTTCAGAGCAGATGTAAATATGTCATGAAAAAATGTAGGGAGAGAGAACCAGCTCTCACTCCTGTTTCAAAAGATCATGCCGTGGCCTGTCATCTTTATGATGAAGTCTGATTTGATAGAAAATTATAAGGAAGGAATAAAATGGATGTAAATAAAATAGACCTCAACTTCATCTACGATTTTGATGGAGAAGTTCGAACTCCCACTGGTAAGATTCTCATTGGAGAAGGTGAGAATAAAATGATGCCCTACGACCTGCTTTTCGGAGCCCTCGGTTCCTGCATGTATGCCAATTTTATAGGTATTTGTAAAAAGAAGAAAATAACATTTGACACAGTTAAAGTTGAAGTCACCGGCGAAAAACGCGATGAAATTCCAGCGCTACTTCAATGGGTCAGCGTCAAGTACATTGTCAAAGGAGGTAGTTCGGAAAAAGGATTCATCCAGGCCGCTGATCTTTCCTCAAAGTACTGTTCCATTTTTCAGACTATATCAAACGTAGCAAAGATGACATGCACTATTGAATTTGAATCATAATCCGAACAAGTGGAATCTGCTGTATCCCGTTTAAAGGCTCATACATTTTACCCGTCAATCATAGGAGTAAGTAAAAAATATGAGCATTATATAGAGGTTTAATATTTAATGTCGCCTATGAAAATCGAACCCTTGATGTATACTGATACATATCTGGGTTTCCCCCCGCAGTTTTAAGGAGCTTCAGGGAGCATTCATTTAGAGAAGTCATTACTTCATCATCCAAAGGTGCAGCTGTTATAATGGATTGAAGCTCTTTCAGCTGTTTCGTATCTCTAGCCCCTACCAGAATTGTATCGACGAAGGATTGGCTGCGTATATATCTGATAGCCAATTCCGTCGGAGTGATGCCAAGATCCTTTGAAATCATTAGAAAATCATTTAATAATTCCTGAGTTTCAGCTTCCATTCCCGGCCCACCATGAGTGGCTGCTTTTCTTTTGGGAGCAAAGTGCCGGGTTCTCATTCTGCCTTCCGGGAAAGAGTCCAAGCTATTATATTTACCTGTGAGTAATCCTTGTTGTAGTGGAGAATAGACCCAAAGATGTTTCCCCTGCTGCTTAGTCAGCGGTGCAATATCATTTTCAATGACACGCCACATTAGATTATAAGGTAATTGGTTGCTGATTATAGGGTAAGAATGGGTTTCTTCTAGATCCTGAGATCCGAAGTTGCACACACCGATATGGAGTATCTTCCCTTCTTTCTGCAACTTTTGGAACGTATCCAGGGCTGTTTTGTTCTCTTCTGTCGTCCCGGGCCAATGAACCTGCATAAGATCTATGGTATCACGGCCCAAAGTCTTTAAGCTGGTTTCCACAGAATCAATGATATCGGCTTCACTACAGCCGTCTATTTTCATTTTTGTAGCAATGACACCTTCGGAAATACCCTTAAGAGCTTTTCCCAAAATTCTCTCGCTGGCGCCATCACCATAATTAGGGGAGGTATCAAAGAGTGAGATTCCGCTATCTAGAGCATTGTGAATGACCTTGATCGATTCTTTTTCATCAATGTCTGACCAGATATCTCCTCCCGCAAATGTCCATGTACCTAATGCCATGGGAGGAAAATTTTTTAAAGGAGAGGAGGATGTACTCATTATATAGTCCTTGTTAGTCTATAATTTATTTAATATTTTTCAGAAGAAAGAAATAGATTATCTCCAGAATTTGGATTTTTTTCCGGAGATATCATGAATTTGGATTCAATTTATAAAAATGTATTAAAGACCTAGTATTGAAGCTCTTACTTGTTCAACGCTTCACGGTTTACTACATTACTTGCCTGTTCACCCTTCAAAATCAAGCTCATTCCATTCAGAAGTTCTCCTAGCATATCCAGTCGAACATCGGCAATATTGGTACAGCAGTGCGGTGTGATCACGATATTAGGAAGTTCGGCAATCTCCTTGGAAATATTTGGTTCAAACTCATGCACATCTAAAGCAGCACCTCGAATAGACTTTGCTTTTAAGGCTTGGATAAGAGCTTTCTCTTCAACAATAGGTCCTCTGGATGCATTAATGAGATACGATGTATTCTTCATCATACCCAATCTTTCTTTGTTCATGTAGTGATGATATTCGGGAAAGTAAGGCATATGAAGAGTGAGGACATCAGCTTCTTTTATGACATCTTCTGCGGACATAAAACGCGCATTCAATCGTTCTTCATCCTCTTTAGTAGCCTGATATAAGTCGTTATAAACAACATTCATTCCTAAACCAACAGCTTTTTGGGCAACAGATTTCCCTATGCGGCCAAAACCTATAATTCCTAATGTTCTACCGGATAAGACCATATCCCGCTCCAAAAGTAAGGATGGTTTGCAAACAAGATCTTTACGAAGTTCTCTGTCATAAAGAACGGTACTGCGGCAAATGCTCATCATAAGGGCGATAGTCATCTCTGCTGTAGATTCCATTACAGAAACGGGTGTATTTAAAACAAGAATACCTTTTTCGGTAGCGGTTTTTACATCTATATTGTTAAATCCAGATCCAAGATTTCCAATGGCTTTTAAGTTGGGCGCTAGTTCTATAAGAGATGCTGGACATTCAAAATCAGCTATTGTGATTAAAACATCTGCATCCTTGACATGTTCTTTTATTTCATCATCCGAGAACTTGCTTAACGGAGTTTCCGGGAAGATGACATTCATATTGGAAAGTAAGTCGCTGAATCTATCTAAAGGTAAATTATGAGTCAATACTATGGTATACATTAATCTTCTCCTGTGGATTACTGCCTATGTAAAAATGTTCGGTTTACTTCAATTACTGTTTGCTTAGCTAATTCAATGTCTCTATTTCTGATGGCATCAATCATCTGCTGATGATTCACATAAGATAAAAATCCTGCATAATGGATATTTAAATAATCCTCTCTCAAACCTGATTTTATCAACTGCACAAGGTTCTCATTCAATTGTTCCATAAGAGGATTATGAGTTAGTCGTCCAATTTCCAGATGAAAATCAATATCAATTTGATATAAGTCCAGAGGATCAGGATTTTCCCCTAATGCCATCTTTAATTGATCATTTTGTTGTTCAAGTTTATTTATGTCTTCATCACTACAGTTTAGAATGACCATCTCTAACAATAGTCCTTCTATATGTTTTCTATATTCGAGAAGTTGTTCATTTGTGAATGTCCTACTTGAACCTTCAGTCATTTGAAAATTAGCTACATTCTTCGTTTCAATGAGATCATTTTTCACAAAGGTTCCAAGTCCCCGTCTAATCTCAACGAGGCCAACAGTAGAAAGTACTTTGATTGCTTCTCGTACAGAACTGCGTGATGTACCACACATCTCCATTATTTCCAGCTCACTAGGTAGTTTATCTCCTTTTTTGTACGAACCATCCAGAATTTGTTTTTTAACAACCATCATGACATGATCAATCTTAGACATAAATCTATTTCCTTTATTGAATCACAGAAGGCCTCCGCAATCCTTTTTTCACACTTTTTATTATCGGCCAAGATATTGATAGTATAGCAACAACTATGAAAAATGCCGATATTGGCCTGGAAAAGAATATTGAGTAATCTCCCTGGGACATAACCAAACTTCTTCTAAAATTTCCTTCTGCCATCGGTCCTAAAATTAGGGCCAGAACAATGGGAGAGAGTGGAAATCCACCCTTAATAAGAAGATAACCTATCACACCGGCAATGAGCATAGTTGTAACATCTGTAAAATTATTATTTATGGCAAATGAACCAACAGTTGAAAGTACCATGATAATGGGTACCAATGTTTTCTTGGGTATAGCAATAATCTTAGTAAATAAACGAATTCCTGAAAGTCCCAAAATCAACATAAAAATATTGGCAACAATGAAAGTTCCAAAAAGTGTATAGGTTATTTCGGCGTGTTCAAGAAATAGCTGTGGACCAGGTATCAAGTTATGAACCATCAAAGCACCCAGCATAACTGCCGTATTTGGGTCACCGGGAATGCCTAGAGTCAATAAAGGAATCAAAGCACCACCTGTTGTACCATTATTAGAGGCTTCGGGTGCTGCGATCCCTTCAGGGATACCTGTTCCAAAATCCTCGGGATGTTTTGAAACACGTTTTTCCATGTCATAAGATACAAAGGCACTAACATCTCCACCAGCTCCCGGAATAGATCCAATAAACGTTCCTGTAAAACCTGCACGAATTATAGTCGGAAGAACCCTTTTAAAATCAGCTTTTGTAGGCAAAATTCGCTTTGTTTTCCCAACTGGAGCCGTCTTATTCAGAATCGTCTCAATGCTAATAAAGCACTGACTCAATGCAAACAAACCTACGAGAACGGGAATGAATTGCAGCCCTCCCATTAAATAGGTGTTACCAAAATTAAACCGGGAAAATCCGGTAATATTATCCATACCAATAAGAGATAATATCAAGCCTAATATTCCGGCCATCAAACCTTTGACCAAAGACTCCCCTGAAATACTGGCAATGATACTAATCCCAAAAAATGCCAGTGCAAAAGTTTCTGGTGCACTAAATTTAAGAGCGAACTCGGCTAGAATAGGAGCGATGAGAATGAGCATCACACCACTGATAATCCCACCTCCAAAAGAAGAGATGACAGAGATCCCTAACGCGCGGCCGGCCTCCCCTCTTTGCGTAAACTTATAACCGTCAATGACAGTAGCAGCTGCAGAAGGCGTTCCTGGAGTATTTATCAGAATAGCTGGTATTGAACCACCATAGATTGCTCCGCAAAAAATACCAACCAGCAATGATATTCCGATCTGAGGTTCCATTGAAAAAGTAAGAGGCATCAAAAGAGCGACACCCATCGTAGAGGTTAATCCAGGCATTGCACCAAAGGAGATGCCCATCAAAACTCCCCCGAAAACCATCATAATGGTAAAAGGGTCAAGTAAGTTATGAAGTACTAATGAAAACATTTTTCAGCTCCTTAAAATATTAGCCCTGAAGGTAACTGTACCAACAGTAAAGTAGTAAACACAAAATATAAAAATATTGGCACTAAGATAGGAACCAAAATTAGAACCTTTTTATTCCTGTTTCCTAAAAAGAAAAGCATAGCCAAAAGATAAAAAACTGAAGCTATTAAAAAGCCTACAACATGAAGAAAACCAAAATAAAGAGCTGTAAATAAGAGGGAAAACCATACTCGAGAATTCTCTCTTGAAATGAGTTTCACCTCATCCACAGAAGTTTCTTCACTCTTAAAAGAAACCACAATTTGTAGAATTGATAAAAAAAACCCAATAATAGATAAAACCAGGGGAAAAAAGCCGGGGCCTAAGTTTCCATTAAATCCAGACGGAAATGATCTGGATACAAAAAAAACAAACAGACATAACAGAGCAAAAAATAGTGAAATAACATTTGCTACTTTTATCATTCTTTAAATTCCTTATGAACCAAATAATCGAGGCCAGGCAATTGCCTGGCCCCGATTATCGTAACAGAGTTAATCTATCATACCAAGAGCTTTAAACTGTTCACCATAGATCTTGTTTTCTCTTTCCATGAGTGCTAAGAAGTCATCCGCATCTTTATAATCTTTCATAAAATTTTTGTTTTTCATGAACTCAGTAATTTCAGGATCGTTAAGAGCATACTGAATAGCTTCATCAATTTTAGCGATTACATCCGCAGGAGTACCCTTAGGTGCAACAAAACCTCTATAAATTGTAAGCAGCAGATCTCCGTATCCTAACTCTCTAAGTGTTGGAATCTCGGGGAGCTCAGCAAGTCTCTCAGGGGAGAAAGAACAAAGGATTTTTGCTTTTCCGGAAGCTACATGTACTTCTACTTCCTGAGCACTTACTGTAGTAGCCTCTACGTGTCCACCAGCAAGAGCTACAGCTGAGGGTCCACCACCATCAAAGGGAACATGTACAACATCAATACCAGCAGCAGCAGCGAACGCAGCAGCTAATACATGCCAGTTTCCACCGTTACCTGAGTTACTGAAACGAACTTCTCCAGGATGTGCCTTGCAGTAGTCAATAAACTCTTCCACTGTGTCATAAGGAGCATCTGCCTGGACAGTGAGTGTTCCATAAGTAGAGTTAACATTACAAACAGGTTCAAAACTTTCGTATGTAAAATCAACTTCCTGAACATATGGTACAGCCAGCATCTCTGCAACTGCAGCAGTAACTGAAGATCCATCAGCTTTTTCTTTTGCACCAGCAGAAAAACCAATAGCACCACCGGCACCAGGTTTATTTACAATTATAACAGGTACTCCCAATTTTTCTGATATTTTTGGTGCTAATGCCCTGTAAAGAAGGTCTGTCCCACCACCGGCTGCAGGTGGGCAAGTAACAACAAGCTGTTTTGCAGGATAAGCATCACCATCTACAGCACCTTCAGTTTGACCGTTTGCCATAACACTGAATGTACTTACACTCGCTAGAACCATTAGCATACTTAATGCCCGAACCATTTTTTTCATCAATGAATCCTCCATAATTTTGTTTTTATCTTTTCAGATTTAAAAAAGATAAACAGATAGACATCATATTTCAG of Oceanispirochaeta crateris contains these proteins:
- a CDS encoding ABC transporter ATP-binding protein yields the protein MTKKQRLDAIRDVSLRVEEKEVLGIVGESGSGKSVTMKSVMGILPSNGVIRAGEILFEGQSLLKINDQDKRALLGNEISMIFQDPMTSLNPLKTVGYHIEEILLRHRKVDKSTAHKLAKQVLDIVEIPNAEKRLTQYPHEFSGGMRQRVMIGMALANEPKLLIADEPTTALDVTIQSQILALIKKRQHQNNMAVVLITHDLSVVYNMCDRIIVMYGGKIMEEGLREEIFDSPYKHPYTKALMLSIPNITDDEKKRLVPIEGVAPTLEDLPEGCPFAPRCSQAMDICREMPGETLFSDTHKIYCHFAGGESTDEQ
- a CDS encoding ABC transporter ATP-binding protein encodes the protein MSSENLIETVNLSKHFKVHNGLGRKRTLKAVDGVSLTLKKGETLGIVGESGCGKSTLGRTITRLYDASGGKILFEDVDITEMKGSAFRIYQKKMQIIFQDPYSSLNPSMNVREILSEPLNIHTKLAGKELNEKIEETLEVVGLTKASIEKFPHEFSGGQRQRIGIARAISVEPDFILCDEPISALDVSIQAQIVNTLEKLQEKMGVSYLFIAHDLSMVKHISHKIGVMYLGKIVEVSDTLELYKNPLHPYSQALLDSIPKIGSISNFDKILSGDIPSPIDLPQGCRFQSRCKYVMKKCREREPALTPVSKDHAVACHLYDEV
- a CDS encoding OsmC family protein; this encodes MDVNKIDLNFIYDFDGEVRTPTGKILIGEGENKMMPYDLLFGALGSCMYANFIGICKKKKITFDTVKVEVTGEKRDEIPALLQWVSVKYIVKGGSSEKGFIQAADLSSKYCSIFQTISNVAKMTCTIEFES
- a CDS encoding aldo/keto reductase, whose product is MSTSSSPLKNFPPMALGTWTFAGGDIWSDIDEKESIKVIHNALDSGISLFDTSPNYGDGASERILGKALKGISEGVIATKMKIDGCSEADIIDSVETSLKTLGRDTIDLMQVHWPGTTEENKTALDTFQKLQKEGKILHIGVCNFGSQDLEETHSYPIISNQLPYNLMWRVIENDIAPLTKQQGKHLWVYSPLQQGLLTGKYNSLDSFPEGRMRTRHFAPKRKAATHGGPGMEAETQELLNDFLMISKDLGITPTELAIRYIRSQSFVDTILVGARDTKQLKELQSIITAAPLDDEVMTSLNECSLKLLKTAGGNPDMYQYTSRVRFS
- a CDS encoding NAD(P)-dependent oxidoreductase; the encoded protein is MYTIVLTHNLPLDRFSDLLSNMNVIFPETPLSKFSDDEIKEHVKDADVLITIADFECPASLIELAPNLKAIGNLGSGFNNIDVKTATEKGILVLNTPVSVMESTAEMTIALMMSICRSTVLYDRELRKDLVCKPSLLLERDMVLSGRTLGIIGFGRIGKSVAQKAVGLGMNVVYNDLYQATKEDEERLNARFMSAEDVIKEADVLTLHMPYFPEYHHYMNKERLGMMKNTSYLINASRGPIVEEKALIQALKAKSIRGAALDVHEFEPNISKEIAELPNIVITPHCCTNIADVRLDMLGELLNGMSLILKGEQASNVVNREALNK
- a CDS encoding FadR/GntR family transcriptional regulator → MSKIDHVMMVVKKQILDGSYKKGDKLPSELEIMEMCGTSRSSVREAIKVLSTVGLVEIRRGLGTFVKNDLIETKNVANFQMTEGSSRTFTNEQLLEYRKHIEGLLLEMVILNCSDEDINKLEQQNDQLKMALGENPDPLDLYQIDIDFHLEIGRLTHNPLMEQLNENLVQLIKSGLREDYLNIHYAGFLSYVNHQQMIDAIRNRDIELAKQTVIEVNRTFLHRQ
- a CDS encoding tripartite tricarboxylate transporter permease codes for the protein MFSLVLHNLLDPFTIMMVFGGVLMGISFGAMPGLTSTMGVALLMPLTFSMEPQIGISLLVGIFCGAIYGGSIPAILINTPGTPSAAATVIDGYKFTQRGEAGRALGISVISSFGGGIISGVMLILIAPILAEFALKFSAPETFALAFFGISIIASISGESLVKGLMAGILGLILSLIGMDNITGFSRFNFGNTYLMGGLQFIPVLVGLFALSQCFISIETILNKTAPVGKTKRILPTKADFKRVLPTIIRAGFTGTFIGSIPGAGGDVSAFVSYDMEKRVSKHPEDFGTGIPEGIAAPEASNNGTTGGALIPLLTLGIPGDPNTAVMLGALMVHNLIPGPQLFLEHAEITYTLFGTFIVANIFMLILGLSGIRLFTKIIAIPKKTLVPIIMVLSTVGSFAINNNFTDVTTMLIAGVIGYLLIKGGFPLSPIVLALILGPMAEGNFRRSLVMSQGDYSIFFSRPISAFFIVVAILSISWPIIKSVKKGLRRPSVIQ
- a CDS encoding tripartite tricarboxylate transporter TctB family protein, producing the protein MIKVANVISLFFALLCLFVFFVSRSFPSGFNGNLGPGFFPLVLSIIGFFLSILQIVVSFKSEETSVDEVKLISRENSRVWFSLLFTALYFGFLHVVGFLIASVFYLLAMLFFLGNRNKKVLILVPILVPIFLYFVFTTLLLVQLPSGLIF
- a CDS encoding tripartite tricarboxylate transporter substrate binding protein → MKKMVRALSMLMVLASVSTFSVMANGQTEGAVDGDAYPAKQLVVTCPPAAGGGTDLLYRALAPKISEKLGVPVIIVNKPGAGGAIGFSAGAKEKADGSSVTAAVAEMLAVPYVQEVDFTYESFEPVCNVNSTYGTLTVQADAPYDTVEEFIDYCKAHPGEVRFSNSGNGGNWHVLAAAFAAAAGIDVVHVPFDGGGPSAVALAGGHVEATTVSAQEVEVHVASGKAKILCSFSPERLAELPEIPTLRELGYGDLLLTIYRGFVAPKGTPADVIAKIDEAIQYALNDPEITEFMKNKNFMKDYKDADDFLALMERENKIYGEQFKALGMID